The stretch of DNA GCAGTCTGACACCGGTTGTGCCGCCACGAGCAGTGATACGCCGGCGGAGCCCGGGAGACCGGCCAAGGGGTTGGCTTTCAAGTCGGGCCTGCAGAATCAAGTCATTCGCCCGGCAGGGAGTCCACGATCCCCAGAAACTTGCCGCCACTCATCAGAAACTTTCCACAACCGGGGAAGGGCTGTTCCCAGCCCGCAGCTGTCCAGCAAATTTCCAACAACAGCGAAATGCTTTCTTCCTCAGCCGGAGCGTAGGTGAGGACGGCATGTGACGTTTGCAGCGGCTCGGAGTGGAGAAAACTGATCCCCCGTAAGGTCACGTCTTGCGAGTAGACTTGGATATCGCCCAGCGGGCAATCGACGTACTCAATCACGCCTTCATCGAAATTCACCGGCAGCACTTCGATGGGCCAACACAGCGGATAGCGATCCCGAGCACGACGTTCATCCTGTCGCAATTGGTCATTCGGGCAGCGCCGCTTGAAGAGGGACAGGTCGGCGAAACGCTCGTCGTGACGAATGCGTTTGAGCAAACGTTGAATAGCGGGCACATCCTGCCGCAGAACCTGTTTGACGCCATAGCTCAGCGTTGAAATGACCATCGCCTTGCTTCCCGTATTTGGTTGGGGATGGAATGATGAACCGCGGATTGGGAACCCTCAGCGCCGCAAGATCGTGGTCACCACTTTAGCCCAGGCAGCGTGACCGGTCTGTCATCGAAAGGGCCAGTCGGTTTTCGAACGGCCCAGTCGGTTTTCAAAAGGCCCGGTACAGTCCATCTTGAACGACCAATACAAACGTAGTCCACGGATTTCCACGTGTCAAATTTACTCAATACGCAGGGATTCCCTGAGGCTTTGAACCGGTTTGCAAAACGGGTGATGCTTGGACCAAAGGCTTGCAATTTTGTGTCCGCAGACCACGTCTCAGGGATGTATCAGCAGGTTTGGAAACGATAAGTAGGAACTATCCCTTAGCTGACCAAAAATTCCCGGAGATTATTAAAAAAACAACAGCGCACGAAAAAACCGCCGACGTTTTTACGCCGACGGTTGGAAGGTCAATTGAGCGATTCAAACCTCAAGCAGCTTGTTGCCGCTTACGCCGCACTCCGTATCCGACCAAGGCCAAGCCGCCGATGCCAAGCAGGGCAAACGTGCTTGGTTCGGGGACGGTCTGCACGACGATATTGTCGAACTGGTGGCCTTCTTCGTTATGTGTTCCCTGTACCCAGGAGACCGAGGTCAGATTGGAAAACGTGCTGTTGAAATTGAATTGCGTAAAGCCGAATACCGTTGGCGTGAAGGTCTGCATCGTTGTACCCCCGCCTGACAAGTTGCCAGTAAATGTGACCGGCGGTGAAGTGCCTAAAAAATGACCAAATGAGAGTTCGATGCTTAATAAATTAAAGGGCATGTTGTTGACATTCGACAAAGTCGCTACTCCGCCATCTATCGCCTGAAGAAGACTGGCCGACCCTGCATAGAAAACGTTTGCTGGTCCTCGAGCACGTAAATGGGTGCCCACAATTTGGAATCCGTCTTCGACGTATGGGCTGGGTACAATAATGCTATCGGGATCGGGGGTCTCAAAAACATCGAAGTCAATCGTGACCATCCCCGCCTGAGCAGAGGAAACCAAAACAAGAGTGACCAAACCGGCAATAAGAACGTGTTTCACGAGAAAGAACCTCTGAACCGAATGTGGTGATGAAAATAATCCACTTGCCTATTCCTAGTCACCATTGTGCCCCAGGAAAACCGGCATATCAAGCAGAAACGTCCCAAATCCTATAATTTCCCCAAAACTGACCAGCGGCGCTCGCGCACGAAAAAACCGCCGACGTTTTCACGCCGACGGTTGGAAGGTCAATTGAGCGATTCAAACCTCAAGCAGCTTGTTGCCGCTTACGCCGCACTCCGTATCCGACCAAGGCCAAGCCACCGATGCCGAGCAGGGCGAAGGTGGACGGTTCAGGGACGACGACGTGATCGTCGGTCCATGTTGCTTCAAAGGCGATGACAGAAAGCGGCTGAGAAAAACTGACATTCACAAAGAAGTTTTGCCCCGGCTGTAGAATCAGCGAAGGATCGGGAGCTTCAAACCAAATCGTGTTGCCGTTCATGACGGTCATGTCCCAATCATCTTGCCCACCGCTGAATGGAGCGAGTCGAAAGACGTCATTGAATCCAGTTTGATCAATGACAACCCCCGTCGGCAGGTCAAATGTGATATGAAAATCACTGACCGGCACATTGCCTCCCCAAGGAATATTCCCTTCGCCAACACCGGGCATTCCCCAACCATCTGAATTCAATAACCAGGGATTTCCAAAAGGATCCGTTCCGGATGTTCCAGCTCCACCCCAAGCTGAGACCACACCGGCGTTGGCAGTCGCTGAGGTGAGAGACATTGCAATCAGAGCGAGACTTAAAAGAATGAGTTTTTTCATGAGCTACCTCTTGGGCTGATGGGAGTCGAAACCGTTGTTACAGCGCGCTCTCCTCTTTCAATTTGCCATTGTGCCCCGCCACAATCAGAATATCAAGAAAAATCGGCATGATCCCTATAATAATTCCAAAGTGAGTTATCCGGACGGATGAGTCGGAGGAGAGAGGAAGTTGGAAACAATCGAATCCGGCCCGCGCATCAACAACCACCCCCACAGCGCACGAAAAAACCGCCGACGCACCCGCGTCGACGGTTTGAAGTTCAATTATAGCAAATCAAGTTTCAGGCTGCTTGTTGCCGACTGCGACGGACTCCGTATCCGACCAAGGCGATGACACCAATGCCGAGCAGAGCGAAAGTGCTCGGTTCGGGGACGGCAGCAGTATTGCCGAAGCTAAGATTGTCCATGATAAATAAATCATTATTAGTGGTCGCGGTCTGATTGTGATCCAGAACGAAGCTCGAAAATGGTGTGTCTGAAATAACGCCAAAGAATTGGACTCCAGAATCAGTAGGTACTGTGACTGTCATGCCACCAGCAGTCAGAGTTGATCGTTCTGCACTAGAGAAATCAGCACCGACTGCCGTCACCGCACTAGGAAGTCCAAACGTGTGCGGTCCTGTTTCTGAAGTTCCGCCTCCTGAGGAGACACTCCAAACATCACCTACGAACTGATTTGAACTCACTTGAGGAAAACCCTGAGAGCTAACCCCCGGGTAAGAGAATGTCACAAGCCCCAACGTATGTGTCACATTTGCGGCAAGCGTTCCGGTATCGGGGAGGGTGAAGCTTTCTGTTTGGAATGCGGAAAGTTGTGCTTCCCAAGTCGCACGGTCGGTAAACGTAATCAGTCCCGCCTGAGCAGACGTAACGAAGCTAAGACTGACCAAACCGGCTAGGAGAATGTGTTTCATGGGGAGAATCTCAGAATTAAAGGTAATGGTGAAATTGAGTCGCTTGCCTATTCCAAGTCACCATTGTGCCCCAGGATTACCCGCATTTCAAGAAAAAGCATTGCAATTCCTGCAAACTTCCCAAACAACATATGCTGGCCAGCATGTTGGGAAATGTCGTGCAGCACAGAAACAGCCCGCGAATTGGCAGCCGTTGCCAGCCGTCACTCAACCAGACGTAAACGTTGATGTGGAAAATCGCACGCAGCGCTAAATCAGGCAGTCGATCCCGTCCAGCGCCATGTGAATCAGCAGACCAAGTCCCACGAGATGCACCAAGTCGATTGCACGTCGCCAACCCGAAGAGCTTTCCTTCTGTGCCACAAGCAGAGGAAGTGCAAACATCAAGGCATAGACCACAATCGCGGGGATTGAGTGCAGTGGATGGAAGCCGATTGAACATCGCTCGGGATCGTAGATGGGATCGGCCAGCAAGTGATCCAAGTCGACCAGCATCGTCGCGATGAGAATCAGAAAGACATATCGCCAGCGGCTGCGATAGAAGGTGAGCGCTACGATTAACGGCACAGCGAAATGGGAGGCCAAGTGCAACATACCAGCAAATTACAACCTTCGATTCCGTCCTTCAAGCAGAGGAACGGCGGGCAAACGTATTTGCGAAAGAAATGGTCGTGTCGTCCTCAGTACGACTAGGGCAACCGCACAGGACGTTTGGTGGTTTGGTGGCGCAGTGTCCCACTCGCTGGCCCATTCATAGCCATAAGACGACGCGATGGTTTGCACAACAGCCAATAAAAAACGCCGACGTTTTCACGCCGACGGTTGGAAGGTTTATTGAGCAGTTCAAGCCTCAGGCCGCTTGTTGCCGCCGACGCCGGACACCGTATCCGACCAAGGCTAGGCCACCGATGCCGAGCAGGGCGAAGGTGCTGGGTTCGGGGACGGCGACCATCCCGTTGACGACCAGGTTGTCAAAACCAGCGTTGTTGCCAAAGCTACCGGGGGTGTTGCTGGCCGTGATGCGTAGGATGTAGTTCGTATTCGCGGCGAGTATGTTCCCCGACAAGTCAAAGGAGACCGGTTGGGGCTGAACTGGCGGATTATCGTTTTGTGGATAGATGTTGTTGACCGAGTCGGAATCAAGAATCCCGCCGTTCAACAGATCAATCCGCAGGTCCAGATCTCGGTTTTTCGGCTGAAAAATCCCGTTCCGATCCAGAATGTAAGCATCGAGTGTCACCGTGTCCAATTGCAACGCGGACGAACCCACGTTGAGTGCAATGTCGACTGTCCATTGCCCCGCAGGAGCAAAGTTTTTATTCACGGCAAAGATGTTTTGAGCATCAGGCGTGTCAAACAGGTTGTCGGAGGCCGTCAGTGACCCAGGATCAGCGACACCGTTGACCGTCCAGGTCAGATTCGAAGCGGTTGCTCCGCTGACCGTACGTCCGTCAAAATCCGTGGAAGCAATAATTCCAGCCTCGACGTTTCCTACCAAACCAAGCGCGACCATGCCGGCAAGAAGAAGGTGTTTCATTCGTGGGTATCCTCGGGGCAATTCTTATCCAAGTTAACTTCTGAGGCACTTAGATTAACGCATGGCAAAACGAGTTGTTATACAAATTCGCTGCAATTCGACAAGAATTCCAAAATAGTACAGCTGCCGGTCCCGATTCGAGTTCTCCGAGCGGCAATACGGCACAAAAACGGCCCGCAATTCGGCACACAGCGCACAAAAAAACCGCCGACGCCCCCGCGCCGACGGTTGGAGTTCAAATTGCCGGTCAAAACTCTAGCCGCATGTCGCTGCTTGCGACGGACTGTATCCAACCAAGGCCAAGCCACCTACAGCAGATCACCCTGATCCTACCCAAATCACACCGGCGGAATGTACTTGTTAAACAACTCCGCATAGTCCTCGCGGACCGGGCTAAAGACGTCCAGCACCACGGCGGGGCCGTTCACCGCGACGGCTTTGTGCGGTGTGTTGGGGGGAATGATGAACAGCGAACCCGCTTCGCAAATCCGCGTCTCGTCGCCGATCGTCAGTTCCACTTGCCCCTTGATCAGCATGCCCCCTTGTTCGTGCGGATGGTCGTGCAGCGGGACAACGGCGCCCTCGTCCATTTCCAGATACGAGAGCATCAGCTTTTCGCCATAAGGCGTCCGCATACGGCAACCGGGGACCGGTTCGATGGCCTCAATGGTATTGATGTCAATAAACGGCATGGTATCCCTTTCCGGCGTGCTACTTTCTATCCCTAAAAAAATTAACCACGAAAAAGACGAAAGACACGAAAAAAGAAACTGCGTTGTTTTCATCCCAAGCTGTTGTATTGAGTTGAAATACAGCGCCGCAAGTCTTAGTCGTTGGCATTGGGATATTTCGTGTATTTCGCTTCTTTCGTGGTGAGTTTTATCTGCACCCGCTTCGCAGTCAGGGGATTAGCCACAGAGTTCACAGAGGACACAGAGAAAAAAGGCTTTAGTCCTTAGGCTTTAGACTGTAGGGTTGGGAATTCGGAAATTGGGCGTTTTCCTACGGTCTAAAGCCTACAGTCTAAAGTCTCTGTGTCCTCAGTGTTATAACGCATCGCGCAATGCGTCGGCCAAGGCATCGATGTCGCGAGCGGTGGTGTAGAGGTGGCAAGAGACGCGTAACATGCGTCGCCCGTGCCAATGGATCACCGGGACTTCGATGCGGTGTTTCTTCCAGAGCAATCCTTGTAGTGGATCGCGGACCCCTTTTTTCATTGGGGGTTCATCGCCCGCGGGGAGGGGCAGGGCGATCATCGAACCGTACCAAGCGGGGCTGTCGGGTAGGTCGCAGGACAATCCCGTTACTTCGGCGATGCGATACCGCGCGTATTGAGCCAGATCATGCGAACGCCGGCGGAAATTGCAGACACCTGCCCGGCACAGAAAATCGATGGCTGTGGGAATCGTCAATTGCGCTGCTGCATCGCGGGTCCCCGGCCAGTGGAATTCGTCCTGCCACCGCGCCTCGGCCCCCGCCAAGCTGCCGCCCCAACTGATGACCAACGGCTCGAGTTGTTTTTGAACCCGCGGATGGGCATACAGAAAGCCGGACCCGAACGGTGCCGCCAACCATTTGTGCCCGCTGGCAACGTAATACTCACAACCCAACGCATCGAGGTCCAGCGGTAACATGGCCAACGCGTGCGGACCGTCGATACAAACCGGCACGCCCTTTTTCTGCGCGCGGTTGCAAATCTCTGCGACGGGAAAAATCACCGCTGTCGGCGAGGCAATGTGGTCCACGACCAACAACCGCGTCTTCTCCGTGACGGCGGTAAACAGCGAGTCGACCAGTTCTGTGGTGTCGGTCAGGGGATCGGGCAAGGTGTGGACGATGAGTTTCGCGCCCGCTTGTTTGCAAATCGTCCGCCAGATTCTGAGCACCGCGCCGTAGGCATGATTCGTGGTAAGGACTTCGTCGCCCGGTTTCAGGTTCAACGACTTGGCCACGATGTTCATTCCGGTCGTCGCATTGTCGACGAACGCCAAATTGTCGGCCGAAGTCCCGACGAATTCGCCCAGGTATTCCGCCGCATGCATCAGTTCCGATTCCATCTGCCGCACGAAGAAGTCGAACGGCTGAGCTTCCAATTGGTCGGTCCAACTGTGCCGCACGTTTTGGACTTCGCGGGCAGCGGGACCGAAGGAGCCGTGATTCAAATAGATCACATCGGGCGGCAACGACCATTCCCGCCGCCAATGCCGCCAAGCAATATCGTTCTCAGCTGAGGTGTAGCTCATGGAAGACTTCGGAAATATCAAGGGGATGTAGGAATCGTTTGTGGATAGCTCAGTGGGAAACAACGGGACCGGCGACCGGGAACTATTCGTTCGCCTCGTCCGTGGACCCCTTAAACAATTTGCGTCCCAATCGTTGATTGTAGGCCGTCCAACGGGATTTGACGTTGGGATCGTCGTCGATGTCGCGGAGAAATTCGTTCACCTTGGCATCAAGGTTGTCGATGTGATGTAGCACGACCGCTTCGGGCGTCATCGGGACTTTGGGGCTGCCAAACTCGTGCGTGCCATGATGGCTGAGAATTAGGTGTTTGATCCGCAGGGCGGTTTCTTCGGGGAAGGGAGTCTCGTTTTCGGCGTTCCATTCAGCCAATTTTTCATTCAGCATCTCGACACCGATGACCAGATGTCCCAGCAGTTGTCCGGCGTCGGTGTAGAGAAAACTGTCCTCGTAACCCAGTTCACGGATTTTTCCCGAATCGTGCAACAGGACGCCCGCCTTGACCAGATTGAAGTCGACATTGGGGTACAGCGGGGCGATCCGGTCGGCGACCTCCATCATATTGACCGCATGTTCCAGCAATCCCCCCAAGTACGCATGATGCGCTTTGGTGCCGGCGGGGGCTTGCGTGAAGCCTTGCATAAACGTTTCGTCCGCTAGAAAACGTTGGAGCAGCGACCGCACGTTCTCATCGTCCAAGTCGGCGACCAGTTCCGTCAACCGGACGGTGAGACGCTGGACGTCGCAGGCTGCTTGCGGGGCGAATTCTTCGGGGTCGAGTCCGTCGGCCGGGACGCCTTCGATCTTGGTGAGGATCATTTGCAGCGTCCCTTGGAACATCTGCACTTTGGCCTGCACTTTGACGAAGTCACCGGAATCAATGTGAGCCATCGCCGGTTCGTTGACATTCCACATCAAGCCGCTGATCGCGCCGGTTTTATCGCGGAGATTGGCTAAGAGGTAGGTATTGCCGTTGCGATTGGCCCGCAACTGTTTGTCGGCGATGACATAGATTTCTTCGACGGACTCTCCGTCAACTAATTCACGAACGGTACGGCGTGACATACGGGGGACTTTCTTGCGGCGATGATCCGCCTGGGATAAGAGAATGCTGATATCGACGAATCGACGGCGGCGATTCTAATGCCTTGCCCAATCCCCCAACAAGGCAACAGCAACATTGGTGTGCCAATGGTCTCGCCCAGCCCGTAGGAAGCATCGCGACGCACCTGTCTCGCGTAGGACGATTGATGATCCCCCGGACCAATACGCCGCACACGCTTGGGCGAAAGGGATTAGCCACAGAGCGACGCCCCAAGTCTTTGCTAAGGGCCCCATGAATTATTCTGCTACAAATGAACTTCCAGCCGGATTCGATTCTTCCCATTGCGATGAATGACGTGGAAACCTGACATGTTCCGATTTGACAGTCATTAGAGATGACAAACCCACGCGGTAACGCATTCTCGATGAAAATCGCAAGCGGGTCGCCACTTCAATTCGCTCGACTTCACTGCTTGGAGACGTCAGAGGATTCGCCGTTCGTAGGTGTCATGATCGAGATCTTCTTCGAATTCGCGACAAGTGTCAGCAAACCCGAATGTTCACCAAACTCTCGTAATGTTTTACCGTAAGTTTGTTTCGGAAAGCTGAAGATAGACGTGTTGATTAAATGGGGCGTTAATCGATCAGCGTCCCAAACGAATACCTGCAATTCGGTAACAACCTCTCCTTGCTTGTCGGGCAGGGACAAGCCGACTAAGGCGTAGACATCGGCGAGCATAAATTGCTTGGAACCAGCGAGAATTGAGATTGTATTCGAAGTTTTGTTCAATGACAGCAACGGACTCTGTCGCACAAGGTAGTTGAGTCTTAGCTTGTATGCGATCACCGGCCCAGTAATCGCAAGCACCCCGGCTAATCCGATCCCTCCCCAGATCAGTGGCTCCAAACTCTCACCTTCATTTTTTGTGACAATGAAGGCGACCATTGCCAAGAAGATTGTTGAATTCAAGACGGCCAAGAAGGCAAGTGACCACCATGGTGTTTTGGGTGGGACGATTCGAATTTCATCCTCGACCGATTCGACCACCAAGGGAAAATCGGTAGAATAGAAGCTGCCGAGCAATTGTAAATCATCGGTTGCAATTGCAAGTGGTTCGTCGTCGATCACCGTTTGATACCTTGCGCGTGAGGTGGTCTGCAGGGTAATTATGATCGTTTGAAGTGAATTGTCAAAGAGTCAGGTTCTAAGTGTAGTGGCCCAGGGTTAATGGCTCATCGACTGCTTCAAATTATGAGGCGTCGGACCGACGTTGCAAAAACACTGCTGGACAAGCCAGCAGTGGCACCCAACAATCGAGTACTTTCTAGTTTTTCAACCGCTCTACTAGCGCGGCTTACGCCACATCAGCCACAGCGGCGGGCCGCCGTTGGGGAATTGAATCTGCTGTGTGACCTCGAAGCCGTGCCGTTCGTAAAACGGTAGGTTCTGTTCTTTGCTGTTCTCCAAATAGGCGGGCAGGCCCTCGCGGTCCATGCGCTCGAGCATCGGTTGCATCAGTTTGGAACCGATCCCTTGGCCGCGCAGTTCTGGGAGTGTGCCGATGGCGAAGAGATAGTAGTGCGGCTCGTGCGGATGGTTTCCGTCGACGACCGCTTGCACTTGCAGCAGCCGCCGCAAGCCCCGCCAACGGACGGTGCGCAACACCGCGGGGAGTTGTTGGAGCGTTTCCAGCAAGCCGACCTGCGTGCTGATCCCCGGCGGCAACCACATCGTCGCCCCGGTGCCGTCGCTCATGAGGTAGTTTTCATCGTGCCGCACATAGAGCGTATCGGCCATCATCTGAAAAAACTGACGAACCGCCGCCGCCCGCCGATGATCCTGCCGCACAAACCAATTCACAGCCGGGTCATCATCAAAGGCACGAGCAATGATATCGATCACGGTCGAAGTCTGAGCAGCGGTCGCCTTGACCACCGCATCGCCAGTTTGAGAATCAGCTATGGTCATGGGGGCTTACAAATTTGACGCGGATGGTTTTAGGGCATCCACAATTTAGAAGATTGCCCGCTGGCACACCAGGAAGCTGGGCGCGTTTCTCGCGTAGAAGGGTGGTCAGCACTTGGCGAAATTGGTTGACGGGAATTCATGTGATTGGGGTAAATGAACATTTGACGGAACGCCGTGCTTTTAGTGGTCGGTTATACTGGGGCAAGTTAGAATTGACTGAACCGTCTCGTAATAGATGTTAACGCAGGTCCAGACGATTAGATGGATCATTTCAGATTAGGCGATTTCCTGATACACCAAAGTATTTCCCCAGCAAGTTACTACCCCATATTGGACTGAGATTGATTGGATGACAGACGCGCACATCCTGCTCGAACACGTGTCGATGGTTCGACGGCTGCTCGTGACGAGCAATGATTCGGAGGTTGTCCGTGTCGGCAAACTCGGCGAGATCACCTATCTGGTTGAAGAACAGATCACGAAAAACACACTGGAAGTTATCGATGTTTTTTTGACCTCGGGAAAGCTGCCAGACGCCGCAAGGCAATGGTGGCAGTCGAAGCGTGACGCTTTTGAACCCTATGTGGGAAAGCGGCTGTTGAAGATCGGCATGTCTTGTGGCCCGCGTCACCATCACCGTGAAGTGTATGTCGATTCAAAGGCCGAAAGCATCGTGTTTTTGGTGGGCTTTGATCGCCCTGAAATGCTGCCGGAAGAACTTGAGGATGCAACACCAGCGGACCGCGTACGCTGGATATTCGATCATTCGTCCAGTGACACAAGGGCAGAAGGGCAACGGGTCGTGGAAGTCCTGTTGGCCGGTCGTGATGCCTCGGAACTATCATCCGAGGAGTTGCTCCTGCTTGCCAAGGGCTACAACTGGTGGGGGCAGAACGAAAAGGCATTGGAGACGGCAAAACTTGGACTCACGCGTACACCGCACAGTAGCGAGTGGCTCTCCGATGCTCGCCTATACCTTCATAACGCGCACTTTGACGACTTGCCACGGTTCCTCAGTTCGTGTGATGCGTGCATCGCCGAAGCGATCGGGCCGGCGGCCTTTTGGCATCTCCTGAAAGCGGGTGCATTCATTAAGATCGCCTCGGGCGAGCAGGAAATAGAAGAGTACAAGTGGATTCCAGGTGATCCAATCAAGCATCCGGAATTACTGCGACCAGCAGCGGATGCAGTTCAGGCAGCCCTCGCCTGCGATCCAGGATTACGAGACCAGGCAAAGGCACCGGATTGGGTTGGGGACTGGAACTTGAGATTTGCGGCTTTGTTGCAAGAGCCAGCGTACAGCCATTTGAAGCAATAGTGAATTAGGTGCTGAGGCCACATCGGTCGAGGGCACCGCTGGATTTCGCGATTCGATAGAGACACGCATTTGGGTACGCACGGACGATATCAGCCGATACAAAAAAACAAACCCCTGCCGCAAAATGAATTGCAGCAGGGGTTTAAGTAGAGGCGCCGGTCGGATTTGAACCGACGAATGGCGGATTTGCAATCCGCTGCCTTGGACCACTTGGCTACGGCGCCTTGTTGAATCGTTCTGAGTCGTTTTTTTCTTGGGTCGTCTTCTCTTCAGGGCGATCTGCCGAGCAGGATAGGAACTCTTCCCGTTTTGGGTCAACCCTGTTGCAGGCAAAATTTTCTGAAAACGTTAGCTGCGAAACCTGGGTAGTTTAGAGGGCTGTTTCTGCCCCGTTCTTCACCGCAAAGTCCGCTGCCGGTATCAACAGTTCTCCAGGAACAGTAAGGACCTGGGTCACACGGTTTCGGTTCGACCCGTGTCGAAGTCACCGTTGCTGACAGGAACATACTTCGTCATTCTCGCGAGGGGACTTTAGGGATTG from Symmachiella dynata encodes:
- a CDS encoding PEP-CTERM sorting domain-containing protein yields the protein MKHILLAGLVSLSFVTSAQAGLITFTDRATWEAQLSAFQTESFTLPDTGTLAANVTHTLGLVTFSYPGVSSQGFPQVSSNQFVGDVWSVSSGGGTSETGPHTFGLPSAVTAVGADFSSAERSTLTAGGMTVTVPTDSGVQFFGVISDTPFSSFVLDHNQTATTNNDLFIMDNLSFGNTAAVPEPSTFALLGIGVIALVGYGVRRSRQQAA
- a CDS encoding 3'-5' exoribonuclease YhaM family protein — translated: MSRRTVRELVDGESVEEIYVIADKQLRANRNGNTYLLANLRDKTGAISGLMWNVNEPAMAHIDSGDFVKVQAKVQMFQGTLQMILTKIEGVPADGLDPEEFAPQAACDVQRLTVRLTELVADLDDENVRSLLQRFLADETFMQGFTQAPAGTKAHHAYLGGLLEHAVNMMEVADRIAPLYPNVDFNLVKAGVLLHDSGKIRELGYEDSFLYTDAGQLLGHLVIGVEMLNEKLAEWNAENETPFPEETALRIKHLILSHHGTHEFGSPKVPMTPEAVVLHHIDNLDAKVNEFLRDIDDDPNVKSRWTAYNQRLGRKLFKGSTDEANE
- a CDS encoding aminotransferase class V-fold PLP-dependent enzyme, with the protein product MSYTSAENDIAWRHWRREWSLPPDVIYLNHGSFGPAAREVQNVRHSWTDQLEAQPFDFFVRQMESELMHAAEYLGEFVGTSADNLAFVDNATTGMNIVAKSLNLKPGDEVLTTNHAYGAVLRIWRTICKQAGAKLIVHTLPDPLTDTTELVDSLFTAVTEKTRLLVVDHIASPTAVIFPVAEICNRAQKKGVPVCIDGPHALAMLPLDLDALGCEYYVASGHKWLAAPFGSGFLYAHPRVQKQLEPLVISWGGSLAGAEARWQDEFHWPGTRDAAAQLTIPTAIDFLCRAGVCNFRRRSHDLAQYARYRIAEVTGLSCDLPDSPAWYGSMIALPLPAGDEPPMKKGVRDPLQGLLWKKHRIEVPVIHWHGRRMLRVSCHLYTTARDIDALADALRDAL
- a CDS encoding cupin domain-containing protein, translated to MPFIDINTIEAIEPVPGCRMRTPYGEKLMLSYLEMDEGAVVPLHDHPHEQGGMLIKGQVELTIGDETRICEAGSLFIIPPNTPHKAVAVNGPAVVLDVFSPVREDYAELFNKYIPPV
- a CDS encoding PEP-CTERM sorting domain-containing protein, producing the protein MKHLLLAGMVALGLVGNVEAGIIASTDFDGRTVSGATASNLTWTVNGVADPGSLTASDNLFDTPDAQNIFAVNKNFAPAGQWTVDIALNVGSSALQLDTVTLDAYILDRNGIFQPKNRDLDLRIDLLNGGILDSDSVNNIYPQNDNPPVQPQPVSFDLSGNILAANTNYILRITASNTPGSFGNNAGFDNLVVNGMVAVPEPSTFALLGIGGLALVGYGVRRRRQQAA
- a CDS encoding GNAT family N-acetyltransferase; its protein translation is MTIADSQTGDAVVKATAAQTSTVIDIIARAFDDDPAVNWFVRQDHRRAAAVRQFFQMMADTLYVRHDENYLMSDGTGATMWLPPGISTQVGLLETLQQLPAVLRTVRWRGLRRLLQVQAVVDGNHPHEPHYYLFAIGTLPELRGQGIGSKLMQPMLERMDREGLPAYLENSKEQNLPFYERHGFEVTQQIQFPNGGPPLWLMWRKPR
- a CDS encoding DUF6122 family protein — translated: MLHLASHFAVPLIVALTFYRSRWRYVFLILIATMLVDLDHLLADPIYDPERCSIGFHPLHSIPAIVVYALMFALPLLVAQKESSSGWRRAIDLVHLVGLGLLIHMALDGIDCLI
- a CDS encoding PEP-CTERM sorting domain-containing protein, translated to MKHVLIAGLVTLVLVSSAQAGMVTIDFDVFETPDPDSIIVPSPYVEDGFQIVGTHLRARGPANVFYAGSASLLQAIDGGVATLSNVNNMPFNLLSIELSFGHFLGTSPPVTFTGNLSGGGTTMQTFTPTVFGFTQFNFNSTFSNLTSVSWVQGTHNEEGHQFDNIVVQTVPEPSTFALLGIGGLALVGYGVRRKRQQAA